A single Populus alba chromosome 7, ASM523922v2, whole genome shotgun sequence DNA region contains:
- the LOC118029118 gene encoding probable uridine nucleosidase 2 isoform X1, with amino-acid sequence MAAEPKKIIIDTDPGIDDAMAILLALRSPEVEVIGLTTIYGNVYTTLATRNALHLLEVAGRTDIPVAEGSHVTLTKGTKLRIADFVHGADGLGNQNFDPPKGKPLEQSAAAFLVEQAKLHPGKVTVVALGPLTNIALAIELDPEFCKNIGQIVLLGGAFSVNGNVNPAAEANIFGDPDAADIVFTCGADILAVGINVTHQVVLTDAERDKLIQSNGKFAQYLCKILEVYFSYHHEAYSMRGVYLHDPTALLAAVNPSLLTYTEGAVRVQRTGITRGLTLLYNKQKSFGEVTEWTDKPTVKVAVTVDAPTVVKLLMERLMES; translated from the exons ATGGCAGCAGAACCAAAGAAGATCATCATAGACACTGACCCTGGAATTG ATGACGCCATGGCAATCTTACTTGCTTTGAGATCGCCTGAAGTTGAGGTGATTGGGCTTACTACTATATATGGGAATGTTTATACCACTTTAGCCACCAGGAATGCCTTGCATTTG TTGGAGGTTGCAGGGAGGACTGATATTCCAGTTGCCGAGGGATCTCATGTCACATTAACT AAAGGTACAAAACTTCGCATTGCAGATTTTGTCCATGGTGCTGATGGACTTGGCAACCAGAATTTTGACCCACCTAAAGGAAAGCCACTTGAACAGTCAGCGGCTGCTTTTCTGGTTGAGCAAGCAAAACTTCACCCAGGAAAAGTCACTGTGGTGGCATTGGGTCCCCTTACAAATATTGCTCTG GCTATTGAATTAGATCCTGAGTTTTGCAAAAACATCGGGCAGATTGTTCTTCTTGGTGGAGCATTTTCAGTAAACGGGAATGTAAATCCAGCAGCTGAGGCAAAT ATATTTGGCGATCCTGATGCTGCTGATATTGTTTTCACCTGTGGAGCAGATATTTTGGCGGTGGGGATAAATGTTACCCATCAAGTTGTTCTCACAG ATGCTGAGCGAGACAAATTGATACAGTCAAATGGAAAATTTGCTCAGTACCTTTGCAAAATTTTAGAGGTGTACTTCTCTTATCATCATGAAGCATACAGCATGAGAG GAGTGTATCTTCATGATCCAACAGCACTCCTTGCAGCCGTGAATCCTTCACTTCTCACTTACACAGAAGGTGCTGTTAGAGTCCAGAGAACTGGCATCACAAGGGGACTAACATTATTATATAACAAACAGAAAAG TTTTGGAGAAGTGACCGAATGGACTGATAAACCCACAGTTAAGGTGGCCGTGACGGTTGATGCTCCCACTGTTGTCAAGTTGTTGATGGAAAGGCTTATGGAATCATAA
- the LOC118029118 gene encoding probable uridine nucleosidase 2 isoform X2, which yields MAILLALRSPEVEVIGLTTIYGNVYTTLATRNALHLLEVAGRTDIPVAEGSHVTLTKGTKLRIADFVHGADGLGNQNFDPPKGKPLEQSAAAFLVEQAKLHPGKVTVVALGPLTNIALAIELDPEFCKNIGQIVLLGGAFSVNGNVNPAAEANIFGDPDAADIVFTCGADILAVGINVTHQVVLTDAERDKLIQSNGKFAQYLCKILEVYFSYHHEAYSMRGVYLHDPTALLAAVNPSLLTYTEGAVRVQRTGITRGLTLLYNKQKSFGEVTEWTDKPTVKVAVTVDAPTVVKLLMERLMES from the exons ATGGCAATCTTACTTGCTTTGAGATCGCCTGAAGTTGAGGTGATTGGGCTTACTACTATATATGGGAATGTTTATACCACTTTAGCCACCAGGAATGCCTTGCATTTG TTGGAGGTTGCAGGGAGGACTGATATTCCAGTTGCCGAGGGATCTCATGTCACATTAACT AAAGGTACAAAACTTCGCATTGCAGATTTTGTCCATGGTGCTGATGGACTTGGCAACCAGAATTTTGACCCACCTAAAGGAAAGCCACTTGAACAGTCAGCGGCTGCTTTTCTGGTTGAGCAAGCAAAACTTCACCCAGGAAAAGTCACTGTGGTGGCATTGGGTCCCCTTACAAATATTGCTCTG GCTATTGAATTAGATCCTGAGTTTTGCAAAAACATCGGGCAGATTGTTCTTCTTGGTGGAGCATTTTCAGTAAACGGGAATGTAAATCCAGCAGCTGAGGCAAAT ATATTTGGCGATCCTGATGCTGCTGATATTGTTTTCACCTGTGGAGCAGATATTTTGGCGGTGGGGATAAATGTTACCCATCAAGTTGTTCTCACAG ATGCTGAGCGAGACAAATTGATACAGTCAAATGGAAAATTTGCTCAGTACCTTTGCAAAATTTTAGAGGTGTACTTCTCTTATCATCATGAAGCATACAGCATGAGAG GAGTGTATCTTCATGATCCAACAGCACTCCTTGCAGCCGTGAATCCTTCACTTCTCACTTACACAGAAGGTGCTGTTAGAGTCCAGAGAACTGGCATCACAAGGGGACTAACATTATTATATAACAAACAGAAAAG TTTTGGAGAAGTGACCGAATGGACTGATAAACCCACAGTTAAGGTGGCCGTGACGGTTGATGCTCCCACTGTTGTCAAGTTGTTGATGGAAAGGCTTATGGAATCATAA
- the LOC140954214 gene encoding inositol-tetrakisphosphate 1-kinase 6-like, which translates to MQHSSDCFPLNDESSIDGVNEITLSWGDIGGEILYLISNSKKDAIGQLSNLGWIIVVFDVEGAGACENSGVVCISKLEEFPLAIGDKAVTVGYIMKPSREEDFSKRGAFPMNPAPNGLMFLPLTFELPLPAQLQLVDLVLVISVDLSGSSESTNRITFSPGMLELQT; encoded by the exons ATGCAACACTCCTCTGATTGTTTTCCCTTGAATGATGAATCATCTATTGACGGTGTTAATGAGATTACACTCTCCTGGGGTGACATTGGAGGGGAAATTTTGTATCTTATTTCTAACAGCAAGAAGGATGCTATTGGTCAATTAAGCAATTTGGGTTGGATCATTGTTGTTTTCG ATGTTGAAGGTGCTGGTGCATGTGAGAATTCAGGTGTGGTTTGTATCAGTAAACTGGAAGAGTTTCCTTTG GCAATTGGCGACAAAGCTGTGACTGTTGGATATATCATGAAGCCTTCTCGTGAAGAAGATTTTTCCAAG AGGGGTGCATTCCCCATGAACCCTGCTCCAAATGGTTTGATGTTTCTACCCCTCACATTTGAGCTTCCCCTACCAGCTCAATTACAACTCGTTGACTTAGTTCTGGTTATCTCAGTTGACTTGAGCGGTTCTTCAGAATCCACAAACAGAATTACTTTCTCTCCAGGCATGCTGGAATTGCAAACGTAA